A genomic segment from Mastomys coucha isolate ucsf_1 unplaced genomic scaffold, UCSF_Mcou_1 pScaffold7, whole genome shotgun sequence encodes:
- the Prpf4b gene encoding serine/threonine-protein kinase PRP4 homolog, producing the protein MAATEPPSLREQPEMDDADISEKSINEENGEVSEDQSQNKHSRHKKKKHKHRSKHKKHKHSSEEDRDKKHKHKHKHKKHKRKEVIDASDKEGLSPAKRTKLDDLALLEDLEKQRALIKAELDNELMEGKVQSGMGLILQGYESGSEEEGEIHEKARNGNRSSTRSSSTRGKLEITDNKNSAKKRSKSRSKERTRHRSDKRKSKGAVEMVREKANRSKSKERRKSKSPSKRSKSQDQARKSKSPTLRRRSQEKVGKARSPADEKMKSEEKGKIKDRKKSPIVNERSRDRAKKSKSPVDLRDKSKDRRSRSKERKSKRSEIDKEKKPIKSPSKDASSGKENRSPSRRPGRSPKRRSLSPKQRDKSRRSRSPLLNDRRSKQSKSPSRTLSPGRRAKSRSLERKRREPERRRLSSPRTRPRDDILGRCERSKDASPINRWSPTRRRSRSPIRRRSRSPLRRSRSPRRRSRSPRRRDRSRRSRSRLRRRSRSRGGHRRRSRSKVKEDKFKGSLSEGMKVEQESSSDDNLEDFDVEEEDEEALIEQRRIQRQAIVQKYKYLAEDSNISVPSEPSSPQSSTRSRSPSPDDILERVAADVKEYERENVDTFEASVKAKHNLMTVEQNNGSSQKKLLAPDMFTESDDMFAAYFDSARLRAAGIGKDFKENPNLRDNWTDAEGYYRVNIGEVLDKRYNVYGYTGQGVFSNVVRARDNARANQEVAVKIIRNNELMQKTGLKELEFLKKLNDADPDDKFHCLRLFRHFYHKQHLCLVFEPLSMNLREVLKKYGKDVGLHIKAVRSYSQQLFLALKLLKRCNILHADIKPDNILVNESKTILKLCDFGSASHVADNDVTPYLVSRFYRAPEIIIGKSYDYGIDMWSVGCTLYELYTGKILFPGKTNNHMLKLAMDLKGKMPNKMIRKGVFKDQHFDQNLNFMYIEVDKVTEREKVTVMSTINPTKDLLADLIGCQRLPEDQRKKVHQLKDLLDQILMLDPAKRISINQALQHAFIQEKI; encoded by the exons GATGGATGATGCTGATATTTCTGAAAAGagtataaatgaagaaaatggagaagtatCAGAAGACCAATCGCAAAATAAACACAGTCGTcacaaaaaaaagaagcataaacACAGAAGTAAACATAAGAAACATAAACATTCCTCAGAAGAGGATAGggataaaaaacacaaacataagcaTAAGCATAAGAAACACAAACGGAAAGAAGTTATCGATGCTTCTGATAAAGAAGGCCTGTCCCCTGCAAAAAGAACTAAACTTGATGATTTAGCTTTGCTGGAAGACTTGGAAAAGCAGAGAGCCTTGATTAAAGCTGAGCTTGATAATGAATTAATGGAGGGGAAGGTCCAATCTGGAATGGGTCTCATTTTGCAAGGCTATGAGTCTGGCtctgaagaagaaggagagattCACGAAAAGGCAAGAAATGGAAATAGGTCCAGTACCAGGTCTTCCAGTACACGGGGAAAACTTGAAATTACGGACAACAAAAATAGTGCAAAAAAACGAAGTAAAAGCAGATCCAAAGAACGGACTAGGCATAGATCGGacaaaaggaaaagcaagggAGCTGTGGAAATGgtgagagagaaagcaaacagGAGCAAGTCCAAGGAGAGGAGAAAATCCAAAAGTCCATCCAAAAGAAGCAAGTCTCAAGACCAAGCAAGAAAGTCAAAGTCCCCTACACTTAGACGGCGGTCccaagagaaagtgggaaaggccAGATCTCCTGCTGATGAGAAGATGAAGAGTGAAGAGAAAGGTAAAATAAAGGATAGGAAAAAATCACCAATTGTAAATGAAAGAAGTCGAGATAGAGCTAAAAAATCCAAGTCCCCAGTTGACTTAAGAGATAAATCCAAAGACAGAAGGTCAAGGTCCAAAGAGCGGAAGTCAAAACGATCTGAAATTgacaaagaaaagaagccaaTTAAATCACCTTCAAAAGATGCTTCTTCTGGGAAGGAAAATAGGTCACCCAGTAGAAGACCTGGCCGTAGTCCTAAAAGAAGAAGTTTGTCTCCAAAACAACGAGACAAGTCAAGAAGAAGTAGGTCTCCGCTTCTCAATGACAGAAGATCTAAGCAGAGCAAATCGCCTTCTCGAACTCTGTCTCCAGGCAGAAGGGCCAAAAGCCGATCCCTAGAAAGAAAACGGAGAGAACCAGAGAGGAGACGACTTTCTTCTCCGAG AACACGGCCTCGAGATGATATCCTTGGAAGATGTGAACGATCAAAAGATGCCAGCCCCATCAATAGGTGGTCTCCAACCCGAAGAAGAAGTAGGTCTCCCATTAGAAGGAGATCCCGTTCCCCATTGAGACGCAGCAGGTCTCCTAGAAGAAGAAGCAGGTCTCCTCGGAGAAG agATAGGAGTCGAAGGAGCCGGTCACGCTTGAGAAGAAGGTCTCGATCACGGGGTGGCCataggagaaggagcagaagcaAAGTAAAGGAAGATAAATTTAAAGGAAGTCTCTCCGAAGGAATGAAAGTTGAGCAAGAGTCTTCATCTGATGATAA CCTTGAAGATTTTGAtgtggaggaagaagatgaagaggctCTAATAGAACAGAGAAGAATACAGAGGCAAGCGATTGTGCAG aaatataaatatctcGCTGAAGATAGCAATATATCTGTGCCATCTGAGCCAAGCAGCCCCCAGAGCAGCACAAGATCACGATCCCCTTCGCCAGACGACATCTTGGAGCGGGTGGCTGCTGACGTAAAAGAATATGAACGGGAGAATGTTGACACCTTTGAGGCCTCAGTAAAAGCCAAGCATAATCTAATGACAGTTGAACAGAATAATG GTTCATCTCAGAAGAAGCTTTTGGCACCTGATATGTTTACAGAATCTGATGATATGTTTGCTGCTTACTTTGAT AGTGCTCGTCTCCGGGCTGCTGGCATTGGTAAAGATTTCAAAGAGAATCCTAACCTCAGAGATAATTGGACAGATGCAGAAGGCTATTACC gTGTGAACATTGGGGAAGTCCTAGATAAGCGTTATAATGTGTATGGCTACACTGGGCAGGGTGTGTTCAGCAATGTTGTCCGTGCCAGGGATAATGCAAGAGCCAATCAGGAAGTGGCTGTAAAGATCATCAGGAACAATGAACTCAT GCAAAAAACTGGTTTAAAAGAGCTAGAGTTCTTGAAGAAACTTAATGATGCTGATCCTGATGACAAGTTCCATTGCCTGCGCCTCTTTAGACACTTTTACCACAAACAGCATCTCTGCCTCGTATTTGAGCCTCTCAG TATGAATTTGCGAGAGGTATTAAAAAAATATGGTAAGGATGTCGGTCTCCATATTAAGGCTGTAAGATCATACAGTCAGCAGTTGTTCCTGGCATTGAAACTCCTTAAAAGATGCAATATTCTGCATGCAGATATCAAACCAGATAATATTCTG gTTAATGAatccaaaacaattttaaagcTGTGTGATTTTGGATCGGCTTCTCATGTTGCAGATAATGACGTAACGCCTTACCTTGTCAGTAGATTTTATCGTGCCCCAGAGATCA ttatagGGAAAAGCTATGACTACGGTATCGATATGTGGTCTGTAGGTTGTACCTTATATGAACTCTATACTGGAAAAATCTTATTCCCTGGCAAAACTAATAACCATATGTTGAAGCTTGCCATGGACCTTAAAGGAAAAATGCCAAATAAG aTGATCAGGAAAGGTGTATTCAAAGATCAACATTTTGACCAAAATCTGAACTTCATGTACATAGAGGTTGATAAAGTAACAGAGAGG gagAAAGTTACTGTCATGAGCACCATTAATCCAACTAAGGACCTATTGGCTGACTTGATTGGGTGCCAGCGACTTCCTGAAGATCAACGTAAAAAAGTACACCAGCTAAAGGACTTGTTGGACCAGATCCTAATGTTGGACCCAGCTAAGCGAATTAGCATCAACCAGGCCCTGCAGCATGCATTCATccaggaaaaaatttaa